From the genome of Eublepharis macularius isolate TG4126 chromosome 4, MPM_Emac_v1.0, whole genome shotgun sequence:
ACCACTGTTGGAGCAATTTAGGGAACAGACCAACTCCAGCTACACCCCCAACCCATACTGGCACAGAGATCAGCCCACCAGCAGGGGGCTGCAGGAGTGCAGTGTCAGCAGCCAGGACAGGTGTGGTAACACCAGGCTGTTGCACTGGCACAACTATTTATAATGGTGTAGCTAGTTGGCTTCCTAaatgctttcacacacacacacccattgctCAGTCAGTCTTCCAATGTGCAAACTGCAatctgaattttcttttttatgAAGTATTTTGCCTTATCTACAAACTACAGttgcatttgtattttacatttttatcctttaAAAGTGAAATTTTGATACTACACTTCAATAACAAATACTGGATACTTTACTTTGTAATTTGATATTGTGGTTAGACAAGGATAGATATATGTAATCGCTTTCCATACAAAACTGCCGCAATTTATGTTTAGTTGAATGTTGTTAGGACGTTGATTtgattattaataaaaatgtttatttttttaaaagtgaaattttgaaaaaaacaatcACTTTCTTTAACAAATACAAATATGAACACTTTGTGAGCTTGAACTATTTTGTAGGGGGCGAGGAGAAACCCTTGGAATCACTGGACGCTTGAGGACACTGGCGAGACATTAAGAAGCGCAGGacaagaataaaataataaatcagtATCGTATCAAATCACAGTATTTGCAATGTAGCGGTTTGTGGTTAGGTTGGAATCCCCACCGCCGTGTTAAACTCAGGTGGGGAGATAGAATTTAACGAGCGAGACAGACCCTAGTATACCTATCTCACTCATTGCAAGCGCCTTCTCTTCACACTACGAGAAACGCAGCGCGCAGCGAGGCTCTTGGAAATCTCGAGATATTTCCTTCCCTCTGGAGAGCTCCGGCGCCATGTTGGTTGCCATAGCAGCCACGCTTAAATTGCGAGACCGGTCCTTTGAACGGCTGCGCTTACAAACGTTAGAAAATGAAGGAAAAGGCGCGCGGGGGGAGGCCGGTGGCTATAGTGTCCAGCTCATTCTGTAATGGTCAACGGGGATGGCGCTCACATAATTCTTTCTTagtacagtagaaaagagcaagagtccagtagcacctagaagactcacaaaatttgtagtaggggatgagctttcgtgagccacttcttcagatacctcaggTACCTCGCTCCTCAGGTATctgagctcacgaaagctcatccactaccacaaattttgtgagtcttctgggtgctactggactcgctcttttctactgctacagacagactaacacgtctaCCCATCTTGAACTTTCTTAGGACAGTTGTGACTGAGTGGAATTAAGGTTTcgttagtttaaaaaaaaccaccccctgaattttaaaaaaaaaatccacaagcgTCATTCAGGCGGCCTCAAGCCACACGATTAGGCTTCTGAATCTCTTCAGCAGGCGAAGGTTATAGTCCTAGGAACCTTAAGCCGGAAAACTACATTTGACCCGGAACGCCGCTTACTCGGATAGAGTTCTGCAGCCGGACTCCTTTAGAAAACGCAGCCTGCGTGCCAAGATGGCGGCGTGCTCTTTGCGCTGCCTTTGGGGAAGCCGGGCACCGCAAAGGCTGGCTTTATGGGCACGTCGGCAAGTCCCACTCCGGGCCTTCGCCCTACCGGCTTCCAGCTCTGATTTCCGCAGCGAATACAGTCTGGATAAACTCTACCCGCCCCAAcaaaaaagcagcagcaacacGGTAGCCATTAAAATGCCCTACTTGCATgcttacaatatttttaaaaatcttgttgtaGTTTTGTTTTCTCTGTCTTCTGTGTATGGGCTCTGTAATTTTTGTAATAATATCAAACAGCTTTTGCTTGTGTGTCTGTTACAGGAATTAACAAAAAAGAATGTTCCTGATATTCCCGTAGGTGAGTTGACAATATGAGAGGTAAACGTCCCCTTCTCTAAAACAAGCCCATCTGttttactttcttgaaaatagccaagctattatttaatgGAAGATCCAGTCACTGATACACAAATTGCATATAATAAGTACTAAAACCAGTTAATACTGGTTTGTATTATATGACTTAAATCCATTGGTAACACACAGGCTTAGATCCACTGGAGCATTTCCTTGGTGAAATGATGTTTGCCTACAGAATGTGACAGtcaccaccacaccacccctcggCCACCACTGCAGTCCACAGTACTGCTCCTGGGGACAAACCACAGGAACGGTATTTTAGGGAGCATTGGGGGGCCATAGTGGGAGTGGAGAGGTGAGAAAGTCATGTTCTTTGAGCAGAAGTTGTATCATCTGTAGAAATGCTCTGGTGGATCTAATATATATTACCGATAAAAACTTACTCATAACAGCtagaaaatttattttaaaattcagcttagaaattaaaatatttcagCTCTTCAAATCATGGTATGTTTCACAAATGGCCACAACAGCAGAGTCTGTACTCCTGCAAAGATAGACTTAAATTTCCTTGGTTTGCTATTGACCGAAAAATTGCTTCTGTCCCCTTGTCTCTGCATTACAATACAATAATCTCAGCCTTAACTCTGCACTGAAATGTGTGTTCTTTTGAATCTAACTAGAGTGTTAAATCAGTAAGAGAGATATTTTGACAAAATAGACTGGGAAGGTACTAAAAACAATTATTACAATTCTGTGTGATCTGTTTGGGATGGAAAATAAATGTCATTGACCTGAATAGTAATACTTAGATTTGGGCTATCCGTCTTTTAAACAATTCAAATTTAAAACTGATACAACTGGTGACATTTTTATTTCTTGACTTTCTACGAAATCTGGTTTGGGTTGTAGATTGGCCTGGAAATGGTTATAATCAGCAAGTATGTCTGACAAACTGTTTTGCAGCTGTAAGCCTTAAATCAGAGGAATATGATCCCTGCAGAAATAGAGGACCACTTATCCAGGATACGGAAAGTGACCCCACAAAGGATGTCCCCATGAGATTTATCTTACCTGCTTCAAGAAGGCTTCTCATTTCTAGTCCTAGCTTTTCAGATACCTATATTCCGATAAAATTGTGTCCTCTTCTGCTTTATATACAAGCAAACAATAACAAATATATTTTCATAATTACTTTTACTGTGTTGCTAGTCAgtaatttttcttctttccccttttttgtcTTCCAGATCGTTTGTCAGTATCTTATTGTCGGAGTAGTGGCCCAGGAGGCCAGAATGTTAACAAAGgtacaaaaatgaacaaaatagATAAGAAAAACCATCAGTGTCCACATTGTAGTTCCGGTGTGTCTGGAACTACAGTCTCATGTGTGCtgacttggaagtaagccccatgaaTTCACTGgtacttacttctgaataaaaatTAATAAGATTGGGAGGTAAGCAGTGAAGGCATTTGTTGTTAAAAGTAGTGTTTGACCTTGTTATCCTGAATACTGAGGAGAGCTTATTTTCAGCATAATGGGTCCTTTTAAATTTCAGGAGGTGTTATTTCTCCCCAATCTAGATTAGTTTCTCTTTCATGTGTTCATTCTACTATAGGTAATAATTTAATCCAATGCCTGTTTAAATCAAATGCTATAATCCTGAGTACTAGAGAACAACAAAAGGTGGACTTctgaagcattaaaaaaacctgGATGGTTTATTATTTGGTGATCAggggtggcctgcctgacaagCAGCCCTAGAATATTGCCTAGGGTGCCAGGAATGCTTCCAATCCCAGTGCTGCCATCCTAGCAGTTTGCCTGCCAATGAAATGGGAGAAAGTCAAGGAGGAATTGTGGCAATCCCTGGAAGTGATTCTGCAGACATTTCAGGGATTCCTTAGAgtgtgacccagaagtagctgcgCCTCCTGGGATTCATAAATCCCTTGGCTGGTCCTGCATATAAGGCTGCCATTGAAGGCTGCCCAAAAACTGCAGCTGGTACAGAGTGCAGCAGCACAATTATTGTCAGAGGCTAGCCAAAGGGAACATATATCTCATCTATCTTAAAACAGCCACATTGGCTAACAGTTTGTTTCTGAGGCCAGTTCACagtgctggttatgacctttaaagccctttactGTCCAGCTCTCATGCATCTAAATGACAATTTCCTCCCATATGTCCCCGTCCTCAGCATGCCAAGTATTGGCTCTGCCAAGTGCCCCTGCCCATTCAATTCTTGCCCCTGCTTTGTGGAATGGGCTACTTGAGGTGAGGGGAACGTTGTCTTTAGAAATATTCAGGAGGTGCCACAAGACCAATTTTTGGGGGGCCAGGGCTTTTAATGGGCATAAACTACAGTCATTGGGGGTAGGGGTTATCGGGGggtttattttgttggttttaaatcgTAATATTTTAATTGTGTCTTGtcagctgccttgagccacaaggaaaggcaggatataaatattttaataaacacagTAATATCCTTCCCTCCATCATGGAATCAAAGGAAACATGCACAAGTTCTAAAGTGGTCTCCTTTGGAGGCACTAATACTGTTCTGCATAGTTGACTTGCTGTGCCCTGTGCCTTCTAACCATACCCTGGGCCTTAGTTCTAATGTTGCCAGcagcctggaaggggggggggaggttctgctAAGTAAtagccattaagcctctattaatcAGGTGATGATACTTACTTTCGTGCCATAACCTGCACATTTCCACATgtcaagcctctgttaaaggggcataACTTTTTTCTTCAAGTTGTTGGCAACCTCACTTACTTCAGAGTAGTAATAATTAGGAGTAGGATTTTTGCTATATGGATTTGTTATACTTTCTATCATAGCAGAAATTGCTTTCTGAAAATGCCCTGCAAAGCTAAGAGGTTACAAAACATGCTTGTTAATCAGTTCAGCCTGTGGTAGATGATGACAGTATTAGTGAATGTGAAGCTCTGAAATGCAACTTCAGGTAAGATCTACAGCTTCTAAAATCTGTTCCCGATTTTGATGTTGGTTTGTTTCAATCTCAGTGAATACTAAAGCAGAGATCCGATTCCTTTTGGCATCTGCAGACTGGATTGCAGAAGATGTGCGACAGAAAATGGCAGTGATGGTAGAGTTCAGTAATTACTTTTCCTTTTTATTGATTGATTACTTTTgtatcccatctttcttccctAATGGAACTAGGATCTCCGTATCTCTCATCCAAGCATTGACCAGACCAAGCACTACTTAACTTCATCAGCATTGCTATATTATGTGCTCTCGTAACATGGTGTGGAACACAGGCACTTATTCATACATTTTTCCAGGTGTTTCACAAGCCATTCAACCCATCAAGTTAATGTGTTTTTAGTGTACCAGTTTTTTGTAGCATACAATAAAATAAAGCCACCTTGAGATACCATTTAGGGTTTTGTGGGgagatacaattttttttaaaaaaacctagccAACCATTTCTTTGTGAATTCTGCAAACTGAATGTCTTCAAAAAGAAAAGCTAATATTAACTGCTAAGTTTGCAGCTAGAATAtttgttttatagaatgtaataTTTAAAATGTAGAGGAAGTAGTTAGATGGTATTGGCCATTGCAATTCTGTCTGCTCTTTTtggctctttcttttaaaaatgcacattttcAGAGTTGAAAGTCATGTGGAATGTTCCATAGGAAAATATGGTATGTGTTTTCCCTCAGCACAAGAATAAGATAAGCAAATCTGGGGAGCTGATCATCACCTCTGAAGTGAGTCGCTATCAGATGAGGAATTTGGCAGATTGTTTACAAAAGCTCAGAGACCTGATTGCAGAAGCCACTGAGAAACCTCAAGTTGTATCCAAACTTGATGTACAGATCATCAGAGACAGGTATAAGAGCCCACAGTTCACTCAATACTTCATCCATTCAGtgtttgctgcagcagctgccagctgatTTATATATATAACCCTAATGATAATTTACACAGAGCTGGGTGGAATCTCCTATAATGAACATTAGCCAAGCATAGGAGTATATGGTCTCCAGTATGCATCACAAAATCATATTTCCTAATTAGGGCAAGGAAGGCCAACAGTGAATCCAAATTTAGTACATTATGACAAAGAAGACATCCAGCTTTGTTACATTTTGTCTTAATTTCAGTGCAAGGAAACTCAATTTGATTTTGCAAGACATACAGTGGAACCAATTTTGAAACTTCTGCTTTTATTGCACTGATAAGTCTAATTGGAAGGTATCAATTCCAGGCAGAGCTGAACCTAAGGATTCTTTCAGATGGCT
Proteins encoded in this window:
- the MRPL58 gene encoding peptidyl-tRNA hydrolase ICT1, mitochondrial encodes the protein MAACSLRCLWGSRAPQRLALWARRQVPLRAFALPASSSDFRSEYSLDKLYPPQQKSSSNTELTKKNVPDIPVDRLSVSYCRSSGPGGQNVNKVNTKAEIRFLLASADWIAEDVRQKMAVMHKNKISKSGELIITSEVSRYQMRNLADCLQKLRDLIAEATEKPQVVSKLDVQIIRDRVEKMNRERLRQKKIHSALKQSRHVDFD